A genomic window from Streptomyces sp. 846.5 includes:
- a CDS encoding cytochrome P450 produces MHSPRFQRDPAELYRLLRREHGPVAPILLDDDIPAWLVLGYREVHYVTSNSELFARDSRRWHAWDAIPADWPLRPYVSHTPSVLFKEGAEHQRRAGVITDVLSAVDQFELHATSERVADALIDGFAGAGQAELMADYAAQVPLRVLAGLFGLDQDQIFALERDMAGSLDEGPGALDAYMRIHATMTGLLERGRGTPGPDLPSRMLAHPAGLEDEEIVQDMISIMATGQQPTANWIGNALRLMLTDDRFAVTLSGGRRSVGQALNEVLWADTPTQNVVGRWAARDTQLAGRRIRKGDCLVLGLAAANTDPEVQPDFSAGSVGNQAHLSFGHGEHRCPVPAPEMAEVIARAAVEVLLDRLPDVMLTVPAEEVEWRPSIWMRGPSALPVEFTSI; encoded by the coding sequence ATGCACTCGCCGCGCTTCCAGCGGGACCCGGCCGAGCTCTACCGGCTGCTGCGGCGCGAGCACGGCCCGGTCGCGCCGATCCTGCTGGACGACGACATCCCGGCCTGGCTGGTGCTGGGCTACCGCGAGGTCCACTACGTCACCAGCAACTCCGAGCTGTTCGCCAGGGATTCGCGGCGCTGGCACGCCTGGGACGCGATCCCCGCCGACTGGCCGCTGAGGCCCTATGTCAGCCACACCCCCTCGGTGCTGTTCAAGGAGGGGGCCGAGCACCAGCGCCGGGCCGGGGTGATCACCGACGTGCTCTCCGCGGTGGACCAGTTCGAGCTGCACGCCACCAGCGAACGGGTCGCGGACGCGCTGATCGACGGCTTCGCCGGCGCCGGCCAGGCCGAGCTGATGGCCGACTACGCCGCCCAGGTCCCGCTGCGGGTGCTGGCCGGGCTCTTCGGCCTGGACCAGGACCAGATCTTCGCGCTGGAACGGGACATGGCCGGTTCGCTGGACGAGGGCCCCGGCGCCCTGGACGCATATATGCGCATCCACGCCACCATGACCGGGTTACTGGAGCGCGGCCGCGGCACCCCCGGGCCGGACCTGCCCTCGCGGATGCTGGCGCACCCGGCCGGCCTGGAGGACGAGGAGATCGTCCAGGACATGATCTCGATCATGGCCACCGGACAGCAGCCGACGGCCAACTGGATCGGCAACGCGCTGCGGCTGATGCTCACCGACGACCGTTTCGCGGTCACCCTCTCCGGCGGCAGGCGCAGCGTCGGCCAGGCCCTCAACGAGGTGCTGTGGGCGGACACCCCGACCCAGAACGTCGTCGGGCGCTGGGCGGCGCGGGACACCCAGCTGGCGGGCCGTCGGATCCGCAAGGGCGACTGCCTGGTGCTGGGGCTCGCGGCGGCCAACACCGACCCGGAGGTGCAGCCGGACTTCAGCGCCGGCTCGGTGGGCAACCAGGCCCACCTGTCGTTCGGCCACGGCGAGCACCGCTGCCCGGTCCCCGCGCCGGAGATGGCCGAGGTGATCGCCCGGGCGGCGGTCGAGGTGCTGCTCGACCGCCTTCCCGATGTGATGCTGACCGTGCCGGCCGAGGAGGTCGAGTGGCGCCCCTCGATCTGGATGCGCGGCCCGTCCGCCCTGCCGGTCGAGTTCACCTCGATCTGA
- the eutC gene encoding ethanolamine ammonia-lyase subunit EutC: MHPPTDAVPAADPHRVRLRETTPARLFIGRAGSSYPTATLLSLRADHAAARDAVGAPLDLDLPRMAALRDRHALMVADTRADTRREYLHRPDLGRRLSAAARELIVEQCPAGADVQIAVGDGLSATAVHRQVPELLPRLIAGCASRGWTTGRPIAIRQCRVGVLNELGELLRPRVVVLLIGERPGLATAESLSAYLAHRPRPGHTDADRNLISNIHDSGVPVPEAADRILALAAALMAAGRSGVGVKELPSG; this comes from the coding sequence ATGCACCCTCCCACCGACGCCGTCCCTGCCGCGGACCCGCACCGGGTCCGGCTGCGGGAGACCACCCCGGCCCGGCTCTTCATCGGGCGGGCGGGCAGTTCCTACCCGACCGCCACCCTGCTCTCGCTGCGGGCGGACCACGCCGCGGCCCGCGACGCTGTCGGCGCGCCGCTGGACCTTGACCTGCCGAGGATGGCCGCCCTCCGCGACCGGCACGCCCTGATGGTCGCGGACACCCGCGCCGACACCCGCCGTGAGTATCTGCACCGCCCCGACCTGGGCCGCCGGCTCTCCGCCGCCGCGCGCGAGCTCATCGTCGAGCAGTGCCCGGCCGGGGCCGACGTCCAGATCGCCGTCGGCGACGGACTCTCGGCCACCGCGGTCCACCGCCAGGTCCCCGAGCTGCTGCCGCGGCTGATCGCCGGCTGCGCGAGCCGGGGCTGGACGACCGGCCGTCCGATCGCGATCCGGCAGTGCCGGGTGGGGGTGCTCAACGAACTCGGCGAACTGCTGCGCCCGCGGGTGGTCGTGCTGCTGATCGGCGAACGCCCGGGCCTGGCCACCGCGGAGAGCCTCTCCGCCTACCTGGCCCACCGCCCCCGTCCGGGCCACACCGACGCCGACCGCAACCTCATCTCCAACATCCACGACTCCGGCGTCCCGGTCCCCGAGGCCGCCGACCGCATCCTCGCCCTGGCCGCCGCGCTGATGGCGGCCGGCCGCAGCGGCGTGGGGGTCAAGGAACTCCCGTCCGGCTGA
- a CDS encoding potassium channel family protein has translation MGVVPVTPRRLGDLGRTERRRAIAGSAARCALMTAAVVLLYYVIPLGVAPVDTGGVAWLAVGAVVFVAVLGFELHRILNAGLPQLRAVEALAVSLPLFLLTFAGAYVSLSEVDPADFTERLNRTSGLYFAVVTLGTVGYGDIAPRSDLARILVSLQILVDLAYVALFLRLLVTVTRISLHRGGAPDGAAPDDESGAGP, from the coding sequence ATGGGCGTCGTCCCGGTGACTCCGCGGCGGTTGGGCGACCTCGGTCGCACGGAGCGGCGGCGGGCGATCGCGGGCAGCGCGGCCCGCTGCGCGCTCATGACCGCGGCCGTGGTCCTGCTCTACTACGTGATCCCGCTGGGCGTCGCCCCGGTGGACACCGGCGGCGTGGCCTGGCTGGCCGTGGGCGCGGTGGTCTTCGTCGCGGTACTGGGGTTCGAACTGCACCGCATCCTGAACGCCGGCCTGCCGCAGCTGCGCGCGGTCGAGGCCCTGGCGGTGTCGCTGCCGCTGTTCCTGCTGACGTTCGCGGGCGCCTATGTGTCGCTGTCCGAGGTGGATCCGGCCGACTTCACCGAACGGCTGAACCGCACCTCGGGCCTCTACTTCGCCGTCGTCACCCTGGGCACCGTCGGCTACGGCGACATCGCCCCGCGGAGCGACCTCGCCCGGATCCTGGTCAGCCTGCAGATCCTGGTCGACCTGGCCTATGTCGCGCTGTTCCTGAGGCTGCTGGTCACCGTCACCCGGATCAGCCTGCACCGCGGCGGCGCACCGGACGGCGCGGCTCCGGACGACGAGTCCGGGGCCGGCCCGTAG